From Hymenobacter sediminicola:
CCTGACCAGTAAAGCCTAAGGCACTCTGGATAATGTCGACCAGTTCACGCACACTTAGTCCACTGTTCTGAGCAACATTTATAGGTTCGCGCAACTCAGGTCGGCGGGGGGTAGCAGCAATGGTTAGCATCAACCGGGCCAAATCACGCGAAAACACCCATTCTCTAATTGCAACTCCTGTTCCCCAGACAGTTACTTCATTCTGATGCGTCTGCTGCGCCGTCAGAAACCGTGATATCAATGCATCTAGTACGGCTGTCTGGTTTGGATCGGACGAATCGTGAGGTCCGTACATATTAGGAACCAACAGATATATACTATTGATACCTTGGCTAATAGCAAAGCTTTGCCCTACTGACCAGATCAGACGACGTGTAGATGCAAAGGGCATTACGGTCTGGTGAACAGGTCCATCTTGCCATTCCTCCTCCTTGAAGAATTCAGCTTTTGCCGGGAAGGCGCAATTTGCTAAGGGATGTATGATAGTAGCCTTCGGGCACACTTTTGCCATGGCTTCATACACAGAAAGCGTCATACGCGAGTTGTCCACTACTACCGCCGACGCATTTTCGGTTACATAGTTGAAGCTGCCAACATGAGCCGCACAATTTATGATAATATCGGGCTGGGATGTGGCAAGAAATTCGACTACTTGCTCATAGTCACGCAAATCAACGCCCTGGCTTTTTGATGCTCCTTGGCACATCACTCCAGCCTGACTAAAAACTTCCAGTACGTTCTTTCCCAAAAACCCTGTATGACCTAGAACAGCAACTCTCATGAAATTTTGGCGAATTATTTTGCAGACTTATTAAAATTGTTTTTTATAAGACTTTAGCAAGTTTAATTACTTTCCTATTTTTAAATAATATCAGCTTATGAAATAAGTAAAGTATTCAGTAATCAATACCCCAGCTTTTTGGCGTACCCCAGCATTTTCTCACGTGGGCGCATCTTAATAGGGCGGGCCGGCACACCAACATATACAGTCCAAGGCTCCGTATCTTTGGTAACCAGTGAGCAAGCGCCAATTACGCTACCTTCGCCAATTGTCACATTGGGCATAATTACCACGCTAGTGCCGATACCGGAAAATCTACCACAACGAATTACGCCGTAGTCTACTGTATCCCGGTATTCATCCGGTACAGTGACACTAGTGAAACCGTCACCCATAAACCGGTCGGAGCCGCAGATGAGCCGGCTCCCAGATGCTATAGTCACGAAATCTTCTACGATGAGGGTGCTCTGGGCACCGCCAATGATGGTGAGATACGGCGACAGATGGGTATAGTCGCCGATTTGGGCAGCAGTAGTTAGATATACCCCGGAGTCTATGGCGACGTGGCTACCTACTGTTACTAAGTGGGGCCGCCGAATTTCTACGTTACCACTGATAAAGACATCTTCGCCACAGCTTTTCAGGAGGGAAGTGTCATATTGTGCCGATTTTAACGGCAGGTTTTGGTCAGCCATGCAGTTAGTTGTAGTGCAAAGGCGAGGCCACGAGGCAACAGGATCATTTCTGCTGTCTCGTGGCCTCGCCTTTGCTTAATACGGGAATACGGATTCGTAGTAGGCAATGGTATTAGCAATGCCTTGCTCGAACTCGGTGAACTGGAAGTCCGGAAATACCTGCCGGAAGCGGGTATCATCCATTACTTTTTTAGGAGCACCGTCGGGTTTGCTGTGGTCCCATACTACATTCCCCTTGTAGTCAAATTTCGACTGGATGATGTCAACCAACTCTTTTACGCTCAGGCCATCATTTTGGGCCACGTTGAGCGGCTGCTCCAGTCCGGTCCGGTCCGGTATCAACATAATTTCCCACACCAGCCGCGCAAAATCGCGCGCGTAGAGCCATTCCCGCACTGCAACCCCAGTACCCCAAATGGGCAGTTCGGCCTGCTTAATTTTCTCGGCTTTCACAAACTTCGACACCAAGGCATTCAGCGCGTGCGCCTTGTTAGGGTCCGTAGAGTCATAAGGACCGTACATGTTGGGAGTCAGCAGATTGATGCTGCGCACGGCATACTGCATCTGGAAGCTCTCCGCCACGGTCCAGAGCAAACGGCGAGTAGAGCCATAAGCCAGTACAGAACGATGAATATGACCGTTCCACCACTCTTCCTCCCGGTACAGTTCGGCGTTGCCAGGATAAGCGCAGTTGGCAAGAGGATTAATAACAATAGCCTGCGGACAAGCTGCTGCCACTGCTTCGTACATGCCCATAATCATACGCGTGTTGTCCGCAATGACCGTAGCAGCCTGCTCCGTTACGTAATTGAGGCTGCCT
This genomic window contains:
- a CDS encoding NAD-dependent epimerase/dehydratase family protein; amino-acid sequence: MRVAVLGHTGFLGKNVLEVFSQAGVMCQGASKSQGVDLRDYEQVVEFLATSQPDIIINCAAHVGSFNYVTENASAVVVDNSRMTLSVYEAMAKVCPKATIIHPLANCAFPAKAEFFKEEEWQDGPVHQTVMPFASTRRLIWSVGQSFAISQGINSIYLLVPNMYGPHDSSDPNQTAVLDALISRFLTAQQTHQNEVTVWGTGVAIREWVFSRDLARLMLTIAATPRRPELREPINVAQNSGLSVRELVDIIQSALGFTGQVRWDHSRPDGALKKVMDDTQFKKVFPEFQFTEFSDGIAATIAYYKSLIQFAE
- a CDS encoding acyltransferase, coding for MADQNLPLKSAQYDTSLLKSCGEDVFISGNVEIRRPHLVTVGSHVAIDSGVYLTTAAQIGDYTHLSPYLTIIGGAQSTLIVEDFVTIASGSRLICGSDRFMGDGFTSVTVPDEYRDTVDYGVIRCGRFSGIGTSVVIMPNVTIGEGSVIGACSLVTKDTEPWTVYVGVPARPIKMRPREKMLGYAKKLGY
- a CDS encoding NAD-dependent epimerase/dehydratase family protein, with amino-acid sequence MKVVVFGANGFVGSNVVEVLRENGVEPVEASRSTGLDLRDTKQVTEFLAQHRPRFVVNCAAHVGSLNYVTEQAATVIADNTRMIMGMYEAVAAACPQAIVINPLANCAYPGNAELYREEEWWNGHIHRSVLAYGSTRRLLWTVAESFQMQYAVRSINLLTPNMYGPYDSTDPNKAHALNALVSKFVKAEKIKQAELPIWGTGVAVREWLYARDFARLVWEIMLIPDRTGLEQPLNVAQNDGLSVKELVDIIQSKFDYKGNVVWDHSKPDGAPKKVMDDTRFRQVFPDFQFTEFEQGIANTIAYYESVFPY